A stretch of the Ananas comosus cultivar F153 linkage group 14, ASM154086v1, whole genome shotgun sequence genome encodes the following:
- the LOC109720321 gene encoding uncharacterized protein LOC109720321 isoform X4, which yields MIDTISAGPTTVFLIGSHTNFAIFLMSNPHLRTNVEHIYIMGGGVRSKNPTGCCPKDTDTSCKPRQCGDRGNLYTAYTSNPYAEFNMFADPFAAYQVFHSGIPITLVPLDATNTIPISEQFFMVFEQQQLTYEAQYCFQSLKFTRDTWFDNQYYTSYFMWDSFMSGVALSIMRHGDRHDGENEFAEMEYMNVTVVTSNKPYAVHDGSNPFFDGRSAPKFNLTKDGVHSGHVQTKLQDPFCFVNGSTKGICEDGYTKEVTGLDGVRVLVATKAKANKDVTSPLDREFFISFLEVLNQRLHSGRFNFTSEFPYYREILYKPDFTNETRGRPVVFDMDMSAGDFLALIYLLKAPVEAIDLKGILVSGNGWANAATIDVVYDVLHMMGRDDIPVGLGNVTALGTPTLGCKYVRAIPQGSGGLIDSDTLYGLARTLPRSPRRYTAENSVKYGAPRNTDHPELRQPLAFEVWQSITEKRNPRDKITILTNGPLTNLANIIISDKNASSIIERVYIVGGHIIDGNGEKGNVFTVPSNKYAEFNLFLDPLAAKKVIESDIDITLVPLAAQRKVSSFRKFIQTLELSPKTPESSFASSLLKLMLNLKQKHKAYSHMDIFLGELLGAVLLVENSNLTPRTQLKPISVVADDETSTDGQIVTKNAHGKLVNILDHFDSESYYTRFANLLSNKKQSAVIGSFDEQKRMWSSNTPDKSFFL from the exons ATGATAGACACAATATCTGCAGGCCCCACTACTGTTTTCCTCATCGGATCACACACGAATTTCGCCATTTTTCTCATGAGTAATCCGCATTTGAGAAcgaatgttgagcatatttatattatGGGCGGTGGGGTAAGGTCGAAAAATCCGACAGGTTGCTGCCCGAAGGACACTGACACCTCTTGCAAGCCTCGACAATGCGGCGATCGCGGTAACTTGTACACTGCGTACACTAGCAATCCGTATGCCGAGTTCAATATGTTTGCAGATCCTTTTGCCGCGTACCAG GTTTTTCATTCCGGTATTCCAATAACCCTTGTCCCACTTGATGCGACAAATACTATTCCGATAAGCGAACAGTTCTTTATGGTGTTTGAACAACAACAGCTTACATATGAAGCACAGTACTGCTTCCAGTCGCTGAAATTTACTCGCGACACGTGGTTCGACAATCAGTACTACACA AGCTATTTTATGTGGGACTCTTTCATGTCTGGCGTAGCCCTTTCGATCATGCGTCATGGCGACCGTCACGATGGTGAAAATGAATTCGCCGAGATGGAATATATGAATGTAACTGTAGTTACCTCAAATAAACCATATGCTGTACATGACGGGTCGAATCCATTTTTCGATGGACGGAGTGCTCCGAAATTCAATCTTACAAAGGATGGAGTGCATAGTGGCCATGTTCAGACCAAATTACAAGATCCATTTTGCTTTGTCAACGGAAGCACGAAAGGGATATGTGAG GATGGATACACTAAGGAGGTCACAGGATTGGACGGGGTGCGTGTTCTCGTCGCAACGAAGGCGAAAGCTAACAAAGATGTCACTAGCCCTCTTGATAGagaattttttataagttttctTGAG GTTCTCAATCAGCGTCTCCACTCCGGGCGTTTCAATTTTACCTCTGAGTTTCCATATTACAGAGAGATCCTGTACAAACCCGATTTTACAAACGAAACAAGAGGAAGGCCAGTTGTGTTCGACATGGACATGAGCGCCGGAGATTTTCTCGCCCTTATATACCTCCTAAAAGCACCTGTGGAAGCAATAGATCTCAAG GGAATATTGGTCAGTGGAAATGGTTGGGCGAATGCTGCGACGATAGATGTTGTTTACGATGTGCTGCACATGATGGGCCGCGACGACATTCCCGTTGGGCTCGGTAATGTTACTGCACTTGGCACACCAACCCTTGGTTGTAAGTATGTCAGGGCCATTCCGCAGGGCAGTGGCGGATTAATCGACTCGGACACGCTTTATGGACTTGCTAGAACTTTGCCAAGAAGCCCTAGAAG GTATACGGCTGAAAATTCAGTGAAATACGGGGCCCCAAGAAACACCGATCATCCTGAACTTCGACAGCCATTAGCTTTCGAGGTTTGGCAATCCATTACGGAGAAACGTAATCCACGCGACAAGATAACTATCCTAACAAATGGTCCTCTTACTAACTTAGCCAATATTATCATCTCCGACAAGAATGCAAGTTCGATTATAGAG AGAGTATATATAGTTGGTGGCCATATCATTGATGGAAATGGCGAAAAGGGAAACGTGTTTACCGTTCCATCGAACAAATACGCGGAGTTTAACCTCTTTCTCGATCCTCTAGCCGCGAAGAAGGTCATAGAATCCGATATCGACATCACACTCGTACCTCTCGCTGCTCAGAGAAAAGTTTCTTCATTTAGGAAATTTATCCAAACTTTAGAGCTTAGTCCAAAGACTCCTGAATCCTCTTTCGCGTCGAGCTTGCTGAAACTGATGCTTAACCTGAAGCAGAAGCACAAAGCCTACAGCCATATG GACATATTTCTGGGTGAACTTCTTGGTGCAGTTTTGTTGGTCGAAAACTCGAATCTAACTCCAAGAACTCAGCTAAAGCCAATTAGTGTTGTCGCTGACGACGAAACGAGCACTGACGGGCAAATTGTCACGAAAAACGCGCACGGAAAATTAGTAAACATATTGGATCACTTTGACAGTGAATCATACTATACTCGATTCGCAAATTTGTTGAGTAACAAGAAGCAATCCGCTGTGATCGGTAGCTTCGATGAACAGAAAAGAATGTGGAGCAGTAATACGCCTGATAAGTCATTTTTCTTGTAA
- the LOC109720321 gene encoding uncharacterized protein LOC109720321 isoform X3 has translation MMDRDDIPVGVGGDGGISEDGTIFPNVGGFLPLIEQGMSTFGDCRYRQAIPIGSGGRLDVNTNYGIRRSFLPQGNRRYIPLQQPTTQQVMIDTISAGPTTVFLIGSHTNFAIFLMSNPHLRTNVEHIYIMGGGVRSKNPTGCCPKDTDTSCKPRQCGDRGNLYTAYTSNPYAEFNMFADPFAAYQVFHSGIPITLVPLDATNTIPISEQFFMVFEQQQLTYEAQYCFQSLKFTRDTWFDNQYYTSYFMWDSFMSGVALSIMRHGDRHDGENEFAEMEYMNVTVVTSNKPYAVHDGSNPFFDGRSAPKFNLTKDGVHSGHVQTKLQDPFCFVNGSTKGICEDGYTKEVTGLDGVRVLVATKAKANKDVTSPLDREFFISFLEVLNQRLHSGRFNFTSEFPYYREILYKPDFTNETRGRPVVFDMDMSAGDFLALIYLLKAPVEAIDLKGILVSGNGWANAATIDVVYDVLHMMGRDDIPVGLGNVTALGTPTLGCKYVRAIPQGSGGLIDSDTLYGLARTLPRSPRRYTAENSVKYGAPRNTDHPELRQPLAFEVWQSITEKRNPRDKITILTNGPLTNLANIIISDKNASSIIERVYIVGGHIIDGNGEKGNVFTVPSNKYAEFNLFLDPLAAKKVIESDIDITLVPLAAQRKVSSFRKFIQTLELSPKTPESSFASSLLKLMLNLKQKHKAYSHMDIFLGELLGAVLLVENSNLTPRTQLKPISVVADDETSTDGQIVTKNAHGKLVNILDHFDSESYYTRFANLLSNKKQSAVIGSFDEQKRMWSSNTPDKSFFL, from the exons ATGATGGACCGCGACGACATTCCCGTCGGAGTCGGAGGTGACGGTGGAATATCGGAGGATGGCACCATCTTTCCCAATGTTGGCGGATTTCTCCCTTTAATCGAACAG GGAATGTCGACGTTCGGCGACTGTCGTTATCGACAAGCTATTCCAATAGGTAGTGGCGGGCGATTGGATGTTAACACCAATTACGGAATCCGTCGGAGCTTTCTTCCACAG GGTAACAGGAGATACATCCCTCTTCAGCAACCGACGACGCAGCAAGTAATGATAGACACAATATCTGCAGGCCCCACTACTGTTTTCCTCATCGGATCACACACGAATTTCGCCATTTTTCTCATGAGTAATCCGCATTTGAGAAcgaatgttgagcatatttatattatGGGCGGTGGGGTAAGGTCGAAAAATCCGACAGGTTGCTGCCCGAAGGACACTGACACCTCTTGCAAGCCTCGACAATGCGGCGATCGCGGTAACTTGTACACTGCGTACACTAGCAATCCGTATGCCGAGTTCAATATGTTTGCAGATCCTTTTGCCGCGTACCAG GTTTTTCATTCCGGTATTCCAATAACCCTTGTCCCACTTGATGCGACAAATACTATTCCGATAAGCGAACAGTTCTTTATGGTGTTTGAACAACAACAGCTTACATATGAAGCACAGTACTGCTTCCAGTCGCTGAAATTTACTCGCGACACGTGGTTCGACAATCAGTACTACACA AGCTATTTTATGTGGGACTCTTTCATGTCTGGCGTAGCCCTTTCGATCATGCGTCATGGCGACCGTCACGATGGTGAAAATGAATTCGCCGAGATGGAATATATGAATGTAACTGTAGTTACCTCAAATAAACCATATGCTGTACATGACGGGTCGAATCCATTTTTCGATGGACGGAGTGCTCCGAAATTCAATCTTACAAAGGATGGAGTGCATAGTGGCCATGTTCAGACCAAATTACAAGATCCATTTTGCTTTGTCAACGGAAGCACGAAAGGGATATGTGAG GATGGATACACTAAGGAGGTCACAGGATTGGACGGGGTGCGTGTTCTCGTCGCAACGAAGGCGAAAGCTAACAAAGATGTCACTAGCCCTCTTGATAGagaattttttataagttttctTGAG GTTCTCAATCAGCGTCTCCACTCCGGGCGTTTCAATTTTACCTCTGAGTTTCCATATTACAGAGAGATCCTGTACAAACCCGATTTTACAAACGAAACAAGAGGAAGGCCAGTTGTGTTCGACATGGACATGAGCGCCGGAGATTTTCTCGCCCTTATATACCTCCTAAAAGCACCTGTGGAAGCAATAGATCTCAAG GGAATATTGGTCAGTGGAAATGGTTGGGCGAATGCTGCGACGATAGATGTTGTTTACGATGTGCTGCACATGATGGGCCGCGACGACATTCCCGTTGGGCTCGGTAATGTTACTGCACTTGGCACACCAACCCTTGGTTGTAAGTATGTCAGGGCCATTCCGCAGGGCAGTGGCGGATTAATCGACTCGGACACGCTTTATGGACTTGCTAGAACTTTGCCAAGAAGCCCTAGAAG GTATACGGCTGAAAATTCAGTGAAATACGGGGCCCCAAGAAACACCGATCATCCTGAACTTCGACAGCCATTAGCTTTCGAGGTTTGGCAATCCATTACGGAGAAACGTAATCCACGCGACAAGATAACTATCCTAACAAATGGTCCTCTTACTAACTTAGCCAATATTATCATCTCCGACAAGAATGCAAGTTCGATTATAGAG AGAGTATATATAGTTGGTGGCCATATCATTGATGGAAATGGCGAAAAGGGAAACGTGTTTACCGTTCCATCGAACAAATACGCGGAGTTTAACCTCTTTCTCGATCCTCTAGCCGCGAAGAAGGTCATAGAATCCGATATCGACATCACACTCGTACCTCTCGCTGCTCAGAGAAAAGTTTCTTCATTTAGGAAATTTATCCAAACTTTAGAGCTTAGTCCAAAGACTCCTGAATCCTCTTTCGCGTCGAGCTTGCTGAAACTGATGCTTAACCTGAAGCAGAAGCACAAAGCCTACAGCCATATG GACATATTTCTGGGTGAACTTCTTGGTGCAGTTTTGTTGGTCGAAAACTCGAATCTAACTCCAAGAACTCAGCTAAAGCCAATTAGTGTTGTCGCTGACGACGAAACGAGCACTGACGGGCAAATTGTCACGAAAAACGCGCACGGAAAATTAGTAAACATATTGGATCACTTTGACAGTGAATCATACTATACTCGATTCGCAAATTTGTTGAGTAACAAGAAGCAATCCGCTGTGATCGGTAGCTTCGATGAACAGAAAAGAATGTGGAGCAGTAATACGCCTGATAAGTCATTTTTCTTGTAA
- the LOC109720321 gene encoding uncharacterized protein LOC109720321 isoform X2, with the protein MIASFYLQILYQAVTVSANAWTDAGHAVNQLYDILYMMDRDDIPVGVGGDGGISEDGTIFPNVGGFLPLIEQGMSTFGDCRYRQAIPIGSGGRLDVNTNYGIRRSFLPQGNRRYIPLQQPTTQQVMIDTISAGPTTVFLIGSHTNFAIFLMSNPHLRTNVEHIYIMGGGVRSKNPTGCCPKDTDTSCKPRQCGDRGNLYTAYTSNPYAEFNMFADPFAAYQVFHSGIPITLVPLDATNTIPISEQFFMVFEQQQLTYEAQYCFQSLKFTRDTWFDNQYYTSYFMWDSFMSGVALSIMRHGDRHDGENEFAEMEYMNVTVVTSNKPYAVHDGSNPFFDGRSAPKFNLTKDGVHSGHVQTKLQDPFCFVNGSTKGICEDGYTKEVTGLDGVRVLVATKAKANKDVTSPLDREFFISFLEVLNQRLHSGRFNFTSEFPYYREILYKPDFTNETRGRPVVFDMDMSAGDFLALIYLLKAPVEAIDLKGILVSGNGWANAATIDVVYDVLHMMGRDDIPVGLGNVTALGTPTLGCKYVRAIPQGSGGLIDSDTLYGLARTLPRSPRRYTAENSVKYGAPRNTDHPELRQPLAFEVWQSITEKRNPRDKITILTNGPLTNLANIIISDKNASSIIERVYIVGGHIIDGNGEKGNVFTVPSNKYAEFNLFLDPLAAKKVIESDIDITLVPLAAQRKVSSFRKFIQTLELSPKTPESSFASSLLKLMLNLKQKHKAYSHMDIFLGELLGAVLLVENSNLTPRTQLKPISVVADDETSTDGQIVTKNAHGKLVNILDHFDSESYYTRFANLLSNKKQSAVIGSFDEQKRMWSSNTPDKSFFL; encoded by the exons ATGATTGCCTCCTTTTATCTGCAAATTTTATATCAG GCGGTTACAGTTAGCGCGAACGCATGGACTGACGCTGGGCACGCTGTAAATCAATTATATGACATTCTCTACATGATGGACCGCGACGACATTCCCGTCGGAGTCGGAGGTGACGGTGGAATATCGGAGGATGGCACCATCTTTCCCAATGTTGGCGGATTTCTCCCTTTAATCGAACAG GGAATGTCGACGTTCGGCGACTGTCGTTATCGACAAGCTATTCCAATAGGTAGTGGCGGGCGATTGGATGTTAACACCAATTACGGAATCCGTCGGAGCTTTCTTCCACAG GGTAACAGGAGATACATCCCTCTTCAGCAACCGACGACGCAGCAAGTAATGATAGACACAATATCTGCAGGCCCCACTACTGTTTTCCTCATCGGATCACACACGAATTTCGCCATTTTTCTCATGAGTAATCCGCATTTGAGAAcgaatgttgagcatatttatattatGGGCGGTGGGGTAAGGTCGAAAAATCCGACAGGTTGCTGCCCGAAGGACACTGACACCTCTTGCAAGCCTCGACAATGCGGCGATCGCGGTAACTTGTACACTGCGTACACTAGCAATCCGTATGCCGAGTTCAATATGTTTGCAGATCCTTTTGCCGCGTACCAG GTTTTTCATTCCGGTATTCCAATAACCCTTGTCCCACTTGATGCGACAAATACTATTCCGATAAGCGAACAGTTCTTTATGGTGTTTGAACAACAACAGCTTACATATGAAGCACAGTACTGCTTCCAGTCGCTGAAATTTACTCGCGACACGTGGTTCGACAATCAGTACTACACA AGCTATTTTATGTGGGACTCTTTCATGTCTGGCGTAGCCCTTTCGATCATGCGTCATGGCGACCGTCACGATGGTGAAAATGAATTCGCCGAGATGGAATATATGAATGTAACTGTAGTTACCTCAAATAAACCATATGCTGTACATGACGGGTCGAATCCATTTTTCGATGGACGGAGTGCTCCGAAATTCAATCTTACAAAGGATGGAGTGCATAGTGGCCATGTTCAGACCAAATTACAAGATCCATTTTGCTTTGTCAACGGAAGCACGAAAGGGATATGTGAG GATGGATACACTAAGGAGGTCACAGGATTGGACGGGGTGCGTGTTCTCGTCGCAACGAAGGCGAAAGCTAACAAAGATGTCACTAGCCCTCTTGATAGagaattttttataagttttctTGAG GTTCTCAATCAGCGTCTCCACTCCGGGCGTTTCAATTTTACCTCTGAGTTTCCATATTACAGAGAGATCCTGTACAAACCCGATTTTACAAACGAAACAAGAGGAAGGCCAGTTGTGTTCGACATGGACATGAGCGCCGGAGATTTTCTCGCCCTTATATACCTCCTAAAAGCACCTGTGGAAGCAATAGATCTCAAG GGAATATTGGTCAGTGGAAATGGTTGGGCGAATGCTGCGACGATAGATGTTGTTTACGATGTGCTGCACATGATGGGCCGCGACGACATTCCCGTTGGGCTCGGTAATGTTACTGCACTTGGCACACCAACCCTTGGTTGTAAGTATGTCAGGGCCATTCCGCAGGGCAGTGGCGGATTAATCGACTCGGACACGCTTTATGGACTTGCTAGAACTTTGCCAAGAAGCCCTAGAAG GTATACGGCTGAAAATTCAGTGAAATACGGGGCCCCAAGAAACACCGATCATCCTGAACTTCGACAGCCATTAGCTTTCGAGGTTTGGCAATCCATTACGGAGAAACGTAATCCACGCGACAAGATAACTATCCTAACAAATGGTCCTCTTACTAACTTAGCCAATATTATCATCTCCGACAAGAATGCAAGTTCGATTATAGAG AGAGTATATATAGTTGGTGGCCATATCATTGATGGAAATGGCGAAAAGGGAAACGTGTTTACCGTTCCATCGAACAAATACGCGGAGTTTAACCTCTTTCTCGATCCTCTAGCCGCGAAGAAGGTCATAGAATCCGATATCGACATCACACTCGTACCTCTCGCTGCTCAGAGAAAAGTTTCTTCATTTAGGAAATTTATCCAAACTTTAGAGCTTAGTCCAAAGACTCCTGAATCCTCTTTCGCGTCGAGCTTGCTGAAACTGATGCTTAACCTGAAGCAGAAGCACAAAGCCTACAGCCATATG GACATATTTCTGGGTGAACTTCTTGGTGCAGTTTTGTTGGTCGAAAACTCGAATCTAACTCCAAGAACTCAGCTAAAGCCAATTAGTGTTGTCGCTGACGACGAAACGAGCACTGACGGGCAAATTGTCACGAAAAACGCGCACGGAAAATTAGTAAACATATTGGATCACTTTGACAGTGAATCATACTATACTCGATTCGCAAATTTGTTGAGTAACAAGAAGCAATCCGCTGTGATCGGTAGCTTCGATGAACAGAAAAGAATGTGGAGCAGTAATACGCCTGATAAGTCATTTTTCTTGTAA
- the LOC109720321 gene encoding uncharacterized protein LOC109720321 isoform X1 translates to MMGRGVFYWLLLLMVLCFSRFSAAGGASAKRILVDSDVDTDDFFALLYLLKHNRSAFDLKAVTVSANAWTDAGHAVNQLYDILYMMDRDDIPVGVGGDGGISEDGTIFPNVGGFLPLIEQGMSTFGDCRYRQAIPIGSGGRLDVNTNYGIRRSFLPQGNRRYIPLQQPTTQQVMIDTISAGPTTVFLIGSHTNFAIFLMSNPHLRTNVEHIYIMGGGVRSKNPTGCCPKDTDTSCKPRQCGDRGNLYTAYTSNPYAEFNMFADPFAAYQVFHSGIPITLVPLDATNTIPISEQFFMVFEQQQLTYEAQYCFQSLKFTRDTWFDNQYYTSYFMWDSFMSGVALSIMRHGDRHDGENEFAEMEYMNVTVVTSNKPYAVHDGSNPFFDGRSAPKFNLTKDGVHSGHVQTKLQDPFCFVNGSTKGICEDGYTKEVTGLDGVRVLVATKAKANKDVTSPLDREFFISFLEVLNQRLHSGRFNFTSEFPYYREILYKPDFTNETRGRPVVFDMDMSAGDFLALIYLLKAPVEAIDLKGILVSGNGWANAATIDVVYDVLHMMGRDDIPVGLGNVTALGTPTLGCKYVRAIPQGSGGLIDSDTLYGLARTLPRSPRRYTAENSVKYGAPRNTDHPELRQPLAFEVWQSITEKRNPRDKITILTNGPLTNLANIIISDKNASSIIERVYIVGGHIIDGNGEKGNVFTVPSNKYAEFNLFLDPLAAKKVIESDIDITLVPLAAQRKVSSFRKFIQTLELSPKTPESSFASSLLKLMLNLKQKHKAYSHMDIFLGELLGAVLLVENSNLTPRTQLKPISVVADDETSTDGQIVTKNAHGKLVNILDHFDSESYYTRFANLLSNKKQSAVIGSFDEQKRMWSSNTPDKSFFL, encoded by the exons ATGATGGGGAGGGGAGTGTTCTACTGGCTGCTTCTTTTGATGGTGCTGTGCTTCTCGAGATTCTCCGCCGCCGGCGGCGCTAGTGCGAAGCGGATTCTGGTGGACTCTGATGTCGACACCGATGATTTCTTCGCGCTTCTCTACCTGTTGAAGCATAACCGGTCGGCGTTCGACCTCAag GCGGTTACAGTTAGCGCGAACGCATGGACTGACGCTGGGCACGCTGTAAATCAATTATATGACATTCTCTACATGATGGACCGCGACGACATTCCCGTCGGAGTCGGAGGTGACGGTGGAATATCGGAGGATGGCACCATCTTTCCCAATGTTGGCGGATTTCTCCCTTTAATCGAACAG GGAATGTCGACGTTCGGCGACTGTCGTTATCGACAAGCTATTCCAATAGGTAGTGGCGGGCGATTGGATGTTAACACCAATTACGGAATCCGTCGGAGCTTTCTTCCACAG GGTAACAGGAGATACATCCCTCTTCAGCAACCGACGACGCAGCAAGTAATGATAGACACAATATCTGCAGGCCCCACTACTGTTTTCCTCATCGGATCACACACGAATTTCGCCATTTTTCTCATGAGTAATCCGCATTTGAGAAcgaatgttgagcatatttatattatGGGCGGTGGGGTAAGGTCGAAAAATCCGACAGGTTGCTGCCCGAAGGACACTGACACCTCTTGCAAGCCTCGACAATGCGGCGATCGCGGTAACTTGTACACTGCGTACACTAGCAATCCGTATGCCGAGTTCAATATGTTTGCAGATCCTTTTGCCGCGTACCAG GTTTTTCATTCCGGTATTCCAATAACCCTTGTCCCACTTGATGCGACAAATACTATTCCGATAAGCGAACAGTTCTTTATGGTGTTTGAACAACAACAGCTTACATATGAAGCACAGTACTGCTTCCAGTCGCTGAAATTTACTCGCGACACGTGGTTCGACAATCAGTACTACACA AGCTATTTTATGTGGGACTCTTTCATGTCTGGCGTAGCCCTTTCGATCATGCGTCATGGCGACCGTCACGATGGTGAAAATGAATTCGCCGAGATGGAATATATGAATGTAACTGTAGTTACCTCAAATAAACCATATGCTGTACATGACGGGTCGAATCCATTTTTCGATGGACGGAGTGCTCCGAAATTCAATCTTACAAAGGATGGAGTGCATAGTGGCCATGTTCAGACCAAATTACAAGATCCATTTTGCTTTGTCAACGGAAGCACGAAAGGGATATGTGAG GATGGATACACTAAGGAGGTCACAGGATTGGACGGGGTGCGTGTTCTCGTCGCAACGAAGGCGAAAGCTAACAAAGATGTCACTAGCCCTCTTGATAGagaattttttataagttttctTGAG GTTCTCAATCAGCGTCTCCACTCCGGGCGTTTCAATTTTACCTCTGAGTTTCCATATTACAGAGAGATCCTGTACAAACCCGATTTTACAAACGAAACAAGAGGAAGGCCAGTTGTGTTCGACATGGACATGAGCGCCGGAGATTTTCTCGCCCTTATATACCTCCTAAAAGCACCTGTGGAAGCAATAGATCTCAAG GGAATATTGGTCAGTGGAAATGGTTGGGCGAATGCTGCGACGATAGATGTTGTTTACGATGTGCTGCACATGATGGGCCGCGACGACATTCCCGTTGGGCTCGGTAATGTTACTGCACTTGGCACACCAACCCTTGGTTGTAAGTATGTCAGGGCCATTCCGCAGGGCAGTGGCGGATTAATCGACTCGGACACGCTTTATGGACTTGCTAGAACTTTGCCAAGAAGCCCTAGAAG GTATACGGCTGAAAATTCAGTGAAATACGGGGCCCCAAGAAACACCGATCATCCTGAACTTCGACAGCCATTAGCTTTCGAGGTTTGGCAATCCATTACGGAGAAACGTAATCCACGCGACAAGATAACTATCCTAACAAATGGTCCTCTTACTAACTTAGCCAATATTATCATCTCCGACAAGAATGCAAGTTCGATTATAGAG AGAGTATATATAGTTGGTGGCCATATCATTGATGGAAATGGCGAAAAGGGAAACGTGTTTACCGTTCCATCGAACAAATACGCGGAGTTTAACCTCTTTCTCGATCCTCTAGCCGCGAAGAAGGTCATAGAATCCGATATCGACATCACACTCGTACCTCTCGCTGCTCAGAGAAAAGTTTCTTCATTTAGGAAATTTATCCAAACTTTAGAGCTTAGTCCAAAGACTCCTGAATCCTCTTTCGCGTCGAGCTTGCTGAAACTGATGCTTAACCTGAAGCAGAAGCACAAAGCCTACAGCCATATG GACATATTTCTGGGTGAACTTCTTGGTGCAGTTTTGTTGGTCGAAAACTCGAATCTAACTCCAAGAACTCAGCTAAAGCCAATTAGTGTTGTCGCTGACGACGAAACGAGCACTGACGGGCAAATTGTCACGAAAAACGCGCACGGAAAATTAGTAAACATATTGGATCACTTTGACAGTGAATCATACTATACTCGATTCGCAAATTTGTTGAGTAACAAGAAGCAATCCGCTGTGATCGGTAGCTTCGATGAACAGAAAAGAATGTGGAGCAGTAATACGCCTGATAAGTCATTTTTCTTGTAA